Proteins encoded by one window of Streptomyces sp. LX-29:
- a CDS encoding GNAT family N-acetyltransferase has product MRTRSASADQRMSVDLAEAPMRQARNSAAFWTAKGRCRGNEVIRRRGFVAVDGDERAGLRILIQESHLEPGELAELSELAGRAAGPVNAEDPFSSTDLSHLGMRSWQMPIMLRPPGPVGEPVLDVIRVRRPEDLQAAERIVIEGFELAGFTPYRPGELFPMALIEQPGVDVFVASHDGVPAGACVTVVDDGVGSHYWVGTSSAVRSRGVGRAVMLGSLAHLADLPVTLTASKLGRPLYESLGYTAAAPSTWWASVL; this is encoded by the coding sequence ATGAGAACAAGATCCGCTTCGGCCGACCAGCGCATGTCCGTGGACTTGGCCGAGGCGCCGATGCGTCAGGCCCGTAACTCCGCTGCTTTTTGGACCGCGAAGGGCCGATGCCGGGGGAATGAGGTCATCCGGCGCCGCGGATTCGTTGCGGTCGACGGCGACGAGCGCGCTGGCCTGCGGATCCTGATCCAGGAATCCCACCTCGAGCCGGGCGAACTGGCCGAGTTGAGCGAGCTGGCTGGCCGAGCCGCAGGTCCGGTGAACGCCGAGGATCCGTTCAGCTCGACCGACCTGAGCCACCTGGGCATGCGCAGCTGGCAGATGCCGATCATGCTGCGCCCGCCCGGTCCCGTCGGCGAACCGGTGCTGGACGTGATCCGGGTACGGCGGCCCGAGGACCTCCAGGCGGCCGAGCGGATCGTGATCGAGGGCTTCGAGCTGGCCGGATTCACGCCCTACCGCCCCGGCGAGCTGTTCCCGATGGCGCTGATTGAGCAGCCGGGCGTGGACGTGTTTGTCGCCTCGCACGACGGCGTGCCCGCGGGAGCCTGCGTCACGGTCGTGGACGACGGCGTCGGCAGCCATTATTGGGTCGGCACATCGTCGGCAGTCCGGTCGCGTGGCGTGGGGCGGGCCGTCATGCTCGGCTCCCTCGCCCACCTGGCGGACCTGCCGGTCACGCTCACCGCTTCGAAGCTGGGCAGGCCGCTGTACGAGTCGCTGGGGTACACCGCCGCAGCGCCCTCGACCTGGTGGGCCTCAGTGCTCTGA